In the Mesorhizobium sp. WSM2240 genome, GAAATCGGGCGGCGCGCCTTGTCTCCTGCGGTGAATGATCCCGGCACGGCGATGGACGTGATCGCCACGCAGACTCGGGTACTCGGCGAATGGGCCCGCGCTTCGTACGGCGAGGAGACTGAAGCGGAATACGATCGCGTATCGGTGCGACCGATCGCTCCGGCTGAACTAGTGGCGGAAGCCTTCGATTCGCTCTCCCGAGACGCTTGTGGTTCTTTGGACGTCACCTTGGCGCTCTTGCGCGCGCTCGGGACATTGGCGAAGGCAGCACCCGCCGATTTCCGACAACCGGCCCAGCAACTGGCGCAAAAGATTGCAGCCAGGGCGGAAACGTCAATGGCTTTCCCTGCCGATATAGCGGCCATCAAAGCGGCGGCATCCCAGGTGAGCACCTGACTGCCGGGGGGCGAGTAGAAGCTAACAGATCCGGTGGGCGACATTGTCGTCGACAGTGTTGGGGCATTTCTTGCCGCAAGCCTTACGGCGTGGGTTCTGGGGAAGCGAACTCCCAATTCGGATTGAGGCAAGGAACCCTTTGGTCGCAACAATACAGATCGGATGGGGGGAACTTGCTGTCGTCGCCATCAGTTCTCTGGGCTGAGCCTAACATAAGGAAGGGCCGGGATGGCCGCTGACGGATTGAAAGCGCCGGATCACGCGGGCTATGGCTTGTGGATAGTCAAAAGCCTCATTTTGATCGGATTGATCGCGCTGGCGCTGCTTTTGTGGCGCATTCGGGATGTCTTCCTGCTGGCGTTTGCCTCTGTCCTTGTCGCCGTTCTCCTCACCGCGGCAGCCCGCCCGATCCGAAGATGGACAGGTATTTCCCGAGCCTGGTCGCTCGCTGTCGCCGGCGGCGCGATTCTCCTTGCCCTGGTTCTCACGGGCTGGTTGATCGGAGCGCAAGTGCAAAATCAGGTAGCGGAGCTTGTTCGCGAACTGCCGCGGGCGGTCGGAAATCTGGAGGAGCGGTTGGGCATCTCCGTCTCGTTGGACCAGGTCCTTTCGAATTCCAGCCAGACCGCCGCCGAGCCGCAGCGTACGACTGAGCGGGCAGGGAATGGCACGGGCGGCTTTTCCTTGCTCAACGACCTGACGACCCACCTGCTTTCGTGGAGCAGGACCTTGGTCGAAACAGTGACAGGTTTCGTCCTGGTTGTTGTTGCAGGAATCTACCTGGCAGTTTCCCCGGGGCCCTACCGCCGCGGGTTCGTAAAGCTGTTTCCGCCGAGCTATCACCAGAACATATCAGGCGCGCTGACCGCTTCCGGCCGCGGCCTGTTTCTGTGGCTGCAGGCCCAACTCCTGGCGATGGCGGTCGTCGGACTGCTCGCAGGCATCGGCTCCTGGGCAATAGGTCTCCCGGCGCCGCTTGCGCTCGGCCTTTTTGCCGGCCTTACCGAGTTCGTTCCGATCGTCGGCCCAATCGCCGGTGCTGTTCCCGCGCTGCTTTTGGCCGCCACGCAGGGAACAGGCGCGCTGCTTTGGACACTCGCCCTCTATGTTGGAATCCAGCAGCTCGAGTCGAACGTGATTGCGCCCCTTCTGGAGCGCCGGATGGTGAAGATCCCACCAGCCCTGTTCCTTTTCGCGGCTGTGGCGTTCGGGCTGCTGTTCGGGCTGATCGGCATCTTGCTGGCCGCTCCGTTGACGGTGGTGGCCTTCATCGTAATCAACAAGCTCTATGTCGAGGATACGCTGGACGAGATCCCAGAAACCAATGTGGATTGAGGGAGTCGCTGCCGTGCCGCGACGAGCGCCGCTTCGTCGGCGCTGCCGGCGAAGCCTGGTCCGAGGGCGCAGTAAATCTGCCAACGATCCCTGTTATGACTGGCGCATTCGAGAAATCCGCGGAGACGACCAATTCGATTGGCAGGAGAGCGACACGCCTGTCATTGCGACGGTTGACACTGTCGGATTATAGGCGCGATCGAGCTGCCCGGCATCAGCGAGATTCAGCAAGACGCCCGCGGCCTTTGCATTGCGC is a window encoding:
- a CDS encoding AI-2E family transporter; this translates as MAADGLKAPDHAGYGLWIVKSLILIGLIALALLLWRIRDVFLLAFASVLVAVLLTAAARPIRRWTGISRAWSLAVAGGAILLALVLTGWLIGAQVQNQVAELVRELPRAVGNLEERLGISVSLDQVLSNSSQTAAEPQRTTERAGNGTGGFSLLNDLTTHLLSWSRTLVETVTGFVLVVVAGIYLAVSPGPYRRGFVKLFPPSYHQNISGALTASGRGLFLWLQAQLLAMAVVGLLAGIGSWAIGLPAPLALGLFAGLTEFVPIVGPIAGAVPALLLAATQGTGALLWTLALYVGIQQLESNVIAPLLERRMVKIPPALFLFAAVAFGLLFGLIGILLAAPLTVVAFIVINKLYVEDTLDEIPETNVD